From a single Kitasatospora sp. NBC_00458 genomic region:
- a CDS encoding ATP-binding cassette domain-containing protein, protein MGYLEATGLGHVLADGRELFHDVSFRVPAGETVALIGDNGAGKTTLLRTLSGELPAQQGSFRAQGALAVMPQFIGSLRDDRTVRDLLLTVAPPPLRAAAAGLDTAELAMMETDDEPTQLRYAQALVDWGEAGGYDYEVLWDTVTVAALGTPFQVAQYREVSTLSGGEQKRLVLEALLRGPAELLLLDEPDNYLDVPGKRWLEEQLAQTRQGVLLITHDREVLSRTAGQVVTLEGGSAWTHGGGFATWAEAREARWQRAAELRQRWSEKHEQLKELVRTLRQQSSISDEMASRYHAAQTRLAKFEAVGPPPAPPRRQRVAPDLRGGRTGVRAVTCRELELSGLMRPFDLEVFFGDRVCVLGSNGSGKSHFLRLLDEAAGDAEPTVAHTGECRLGARVRPGLFAQTHRHPEWAGRTPAEILGAGEGDRDGLDLERAMSALSRYGLAGAGRQNFETLSGGQQARFQILLLELAGATLLLLDEPTDNLDLISAEALEEALAAFTGTVVAVTHDRWFARVFSRFLVFRADGRVVEADEPVWDEGRVSRVRS, encoded by the coding sequence ATGGGCTACCTCGAAGCCACCGGCCTCGGTCACGTTCTCGCCGACGGTCGCGAGCTGTTCCACGACGTCTCCTTCCGCGTACCGGCCGGCGAAACGGTCGCCCTCATCGGCGACAACGGCGCGGGCAAGACCACACTGCTGCGCACGCTCTCGGGCGAGCTCCCGGCCCAGCAGGGGTCGTTCCGCGCCCAGGGCGCGCTCGCCGTCATGCCGCAGTTCATCGGCAGCCTGCGCGACGACCGCACGGTCCGGGACCTCCTGCTCACCGTCGCCCCGCCACCGCTGCGGGCCGCCGCCGCCGGCCTCGACACGGCCGAGCTCGCCATGATGGAGACGGACGACGAGCCCACCCAACTCCGCTACGCCCAGGCCCTGGTGGACTGGGGCGAGGCCGGCGGGTACGACTACGAGGTGCTCTGGGACACCGTGACGGTCGCCGCGCTCGGCACCCCGTTCCAGGTCGCGCAGTACCGCGAGGTCTCGACGCTGTCCGGCGGCGAGCAGAAGCGGCTGGTCCTGGAGGCACTGCTCAGGGGTCCGGCCGAACTGCTGCTGCTCGACGAGCCGGACAACTACCTGGACGTCCCCGGCAAGCGCTGGCTGGAGGAGCAGCTCGCCCAGACCCGCCAGGGCGTGCTGCTGATCACCCACGACCGCGAGGTGCTGAGCCGGACGGCCGGCCAGGTCGTGACGCTGGAGGGCGGGTCCGCCTGGACCCACGGCGGCGGGTTCGCCACCTGGGCGGAGGCCCGGGAGGCCCGCTGGCAGCGCGCGGCGGAGCTGCGGCAGCGCTGGAGCGAGAAGCACGAGCAGCTCAAGGAGCTGGTCCGGACCCTGCGCCAGCAGTCGTCCATCAGTGACGAGATGGCCTCGCGCTACCACGCGGCCCAGACCAGGCTGGCGAAGTTCGAGGCGGTCGGGCCGCCGCCCGCCCCGCCCCGGCGGCAGCGGGTCGCCCCGGACCTCCGCGGCGGCCGGACCGGTGTCCGGGCCGTCACCTGCCGCGAGCTGGAACTCAGCGGGCTGATGCGGCCGTTCGACCTGGAGGTGTTCTTCGGCGACCGGGTCTGCGTGCTGGGTTCGAACGGCTCGGGCAAGAGCCACTTCCTCCGCCTGCTGGACGAGGCCGCCGGGGACGCGGAGCCGACGGTGGCGCACACCGGGGAGTGCCGCCTGGGCGCGCGCGTGCGGCCCGGGCTGTTCGCCCAGACGCACCGGCACCCGGAGTGGGCCGGCCGGACCCCGGCCGAGATCCTCGGCGCCGGCGAGGGCGACCGCGACGGGCTCGACCTCGAACGGGCGATGTCGGCCCTGAGCCGCTACGGGCTGGCCGGCGCCGGGCGCCAGAACTTCGAGACCCTGTCGGGCGGGCAGCAGGCCCGCTTCCAGATCCTGCTGCTGGAACTGGCCGGTGCCACGCTGCTGTTGCTGGACGAACCGACCGACAACCTGGACCTCATCTCCGCCGAGGCACTGGAGGAGGCCCTGGCCGCCTTCACCGGGACGGTGGTGGCGGTCACCCACGACCGCTGGTTCGCCCGGGTGTTCAGCCGTTTCCTGGTCTTCCGGGCGGACGGCCGGGTGGTGGAGGCCGACGAACCGGTCTGGGACGAGGGCCGGGTCAGCCGCGTCCGCAGCTGA
- a CDS encoding LLM class flavin-dependent oxidoreductase, translating into MPSPSQPLRKLGFLTIGLFDPADPARGHESTLQLIELGEQLGFDSAWVRHRHLQYGISSPVAVLAAASQRTRRIQLGTAVIPLGWENPLRLAEDLATTDLLSGGRLNPGISVGRPGHWDQVAPALYPDTAEAEEFGYERVRRLLDFVRGEPATDFSGVEGIEVYSDRVQPVAPGLASRVWYGGGSLRSARWAGEQGLSLLTSNVVRAEESEDFAEIQRSQIEAFRAHHPEGGRARVSQGLVVIPTDSASAEQRAKYQEYARSRLARTAVPQGPGRTMFAADLVGTSVEIAERLYAHAGFREVDEVVFALPFTFGHRDYVQILTDIATRLAPALGWKPTG; encoded by the coding sequence GTGCCGTCGCCTTCGCAGCCCCTTCGCAAGCTGGGCTTCCTGACCATCGGGCTGTTCGACCCCGCGGACCCCGCCCGGGGGCACGAGTCGACGCTCCAGCTCATCGAACTCGGCGAGCAGCTCGGGTTCGACAGCGCCTGGGTGCGCCACCGGCACCTCCAGTACGGCATCTCCTCGCCCGTCGCGGTGCTCGCGGCGGCCTCGCAGCGCACCCGCCGCATCCAGCTGGGCACCGCGGTCATCCCGCTGGGGTGGGAGAACCCGCTGCGGCTGGCCGAGGACCTCGCGACCACCGACCTGCTGTCCGGCGGCCGGCTCAACCCCGGCATCAGCGTCGGCCGGCCCGGCCACTGGGACCAGGTCGCGCCCGCGCTGTACCCGGACACCGCCGAGGCCGAGGAGTTCGGCTACGAGCGGGTCCGGCGGCTGCTGGACTTCGTCAGGGGCGAGCCCGCCACCGACTTCAGTGGCGTCGAGGGCATCGAGGTCTACTCCGACCGCGTCCAGCCCGTCGCGCCCGGCCTCGCGAGCCGCGTCTGGTACGGCGGCGGGAGCCTGCGCTCGGCCCGCTGGGCGGGCGAGCAGGGGCTGAGCCTGCTGACCAGCAACGTCGTGCGGGCGGAGGAGTCGGAGGACTTCGCCGAGATCCAGCGCTCGCAGATCGAGGCCTTCCGCGCCCACCACCCCGAGGGCGGACGCGCCAGGGTCTCCCAGGGGCTGGTGGTCATCCCCACCGACAGCGCCTCCGCGGAGCAGCGCGCGAAGTACCAGGAGTACGCCCGGAGCCGGCTCGCGCGCACGGCCGTCCCGCAGGGGCCGGGGCGCACGATGTTCGCGGCGGACCTGGTCGGGACGTCCGTCGAGATCGCCGAACGGCTGTACGCCCACGCCGGGTTCCGGGAGGTCGACGAGGTCGTCTTCGCGCTGCCGTTCACCTTCGGCCACCGGGACTACGTGCAGATCCTCACCGACATCGCGACCCGGCTCGCCCCCGCGCTGGGGTGGAAGCCGACCGGCTGA